Proteins from one Porites lutea chromosome 3, jaPorLute2.1, whole genome shotgun sequence genomic window:
- the LOC140929645 gene encoding uncharacterized protein gives MSAIITSVFKVTIGLAATKARNVLAERLKEGDVTDQKFRDLIVSDEDIKSKLDALSRKDLGAAVDYFETGLRFLNDAVYGRHSDSAIRRAAQESERNEEKRLDELTLPSATSPETTVVLASEVKNIQLINLVDEEAKTALSDAKERFKLAREKATDASNNEALSTFDQITAIRYRVMAAMLEYAADIAVGTAGDLRSVLKRALPECKQCLEKLHSLPAVQKCFNVEFEKSQLNVRGRFGKDERREIISIVCQINRVIYDATQAVGRDVNVWFWPYVDTGEEKVDPLRDGRISKVLHKVNMEHCWVTPWSFGLEGEEEHKLKNPCGIATNTTGQFLIADDGDKTVKVFDSNGKFDFSFNPQTDDADTQLHILDVATTGEDSKIYVLVRLKKPRAEEWESEVQVFKKTADLHHKFPVRSVEWDYRLTVSSGKQRGKILLLVELLTGEVVDVHEPSGEFVCSFGEGVFKFATDIIATCDGRVMIVDLKDGSLYIFDVEGHQLGKFNIKYERDFYYRISCHPASDHVILAGHERETDRLTLAIYTVNGEFVRRIQLNEEGSVNGITVNVEGHIAVAFQIQDKHGNGKRKVIVV, from the coding sequence ATGTCTGCGATCATAACAAGCGTCTTTAAGGTCACTATTGGTTTGGCCGCTACAAAAGCCAGAAATGTACTGGCAGAAAGGCTAAAAGAAGGCGATGTAACAGATCAAAAATTTCGGGACCTAATCGTCAGTGACGAAGACATCAAGTCAAAGCTGGATGCATTGTCACGAAAAGATCTTGGGGCAGCTGTAGATTACTTTGAAACAGGACTAAGGTTTTTGAATGATGCAGTTTATGGAAGACACAGCGACAGTGCTATTAGAAGAGCAGCACAAGAATCTGAAAGAAACGAAGAAAAACGTCTTGATGAGTTAACTTTGCCTTCAGCCACTTCTCCTGAAACCACAGTTGTCCTCGCTTCGGAAGTCAAAAACATCCAGCTGATTAATTTGGTCGACGAAGAAGCGAAAACAGCGCTTTCTGACGCAAAAGAGAGATTCAAACTGGCTCGTGAAAAAGCAACAGATGCCTCCAATAATGAAGCGCTCAGTACGTTTGATCAAATTACAGCCATTCGATATCGTGTGATGGCGGCAATGTTAGAGTATGCTGCTGATATAGCTGTAGGAACCGCTGGCGACTTGAGAAGCGTTTTGAAGAGAGCGTTGCCAGAGTGCAAACAGTGTCTTGAGAAACTGCACTCCCTTCCAGCTGTTCAAAAATGTTTTAACGTCGAGTTTGAGAAGAGTCAACTAAATGTCAGAGGTCGATTTGGTAAAGATGAGCGAAGAGAGATTATTTCCATTGTATGTCAGATAAATCGCGTCATCTACGATGCGACACAAGCTGTTGGTAGGGATGTAAACGTCTGGTTCTGGCCATATGTTGACACCGGAGAAGAAAAGGTTGACCCTCTACGCGATGGAAGAATATCAAAGGTACTGCACAAAGTCAATATGGAGCACTGTTGGGTTACACCATGGTCATTTGGTCTGGAGGGTGAAGAGGAGCACAAGCTGAAGAATCCGTGTGGTATCGCTACAAACACCACAGGCCAATTCCTGATAGCAGACGATGGGGATAAAACCGTGAAGGTGTTTGATAGCAACGGAAAGTTTGATTTTAGTTTTAATCCTCAAACTGATGACGCCGATACACAGTTACATATTTTGGATGTCGCCACTACAGGCGAGGACAGCAAGATCTATGTACTGGTCAGACTGAAGAAGCCTAGGGCTGAGGAATGGGAGAGTGAAGTGCAGGTTTTTAAGAAGACCGCTGACCTACATCACAAGTTTCCTGTGAGGAGCGTGGAGTGGGACTACAGACTAACAGTGAGCAGCGGCAAACAACGCGGCAAAATTCTGCTGTTGGTAGAACTGTTGACAGGTGAGGTTGTTGATGTTCACGAGCCGAGTGGCGAGTTTGTTTGTAGCTTTGGTGAAGGAGTGTTCAAGTTTGCAACAGATATCATTGCTACTTGTGATGGTCGCGTCATGATAGTGGACTTAAAAGATGGCAGTTTGTACATATTTGATGTGGAGGGACACCAGCTTGGCAAATTTAATATCAAATATGAGAGAGATTTCTATTATCGCATTTCATGTCACCCGGCAAGTGACCATGTCATCCTTGCTGGTCATGAACGAGAGACAGACCGCCTGACGCTGGCTATATACACTGTTAATGGTGAATTTGTTCGCAGAATTCAGCTAAATGAAGAAGGATCTGTAAATGGAATAACAGTGAACGTGGAGGGTCACATTGCTGTGGCTTTTCAAATTCAAGACAAGCATGGCAACGGAAAGAGAAAGGTAATCGttgtttaa